Proteins found in one Geomonas subterranea genomic segment:
- a CDS encoding YtxH domain-containing protein translates to MSKDKDIGTGTMLLSFLAGAAVGIGAALLLAPNTGEELRGKIKDLADDAVDKIKEYASEAQDKIRSSYEDGKDLVLEKKNIISSAIEAGKEAMEREREKKTQV, encoded by the coding sequence ATGTCAAAAGATAAAGATATCGGAACCGGTACCATGCTGCTTTCCTTCCTTGCCGGTGCTGCCGTGGGGATCGGGGCGGCCTTGCTGCTCGCGCCGAACACCGGCGAGGAACTGCGCGGCAAGATCAAGGATCTGGCCGACGACGCGGTGGACAAGATCAAGGAATACGCAAGCGAAGCGCAGGACAAGATCAGGTCCAGCTACGAGGATGGAAAAGACCTGGTGCTTGAGAAGAAGAACATCATCTCCTCCGCCATAGAGGCCGGCAAGGAGGCGATGGAGCGGGAACGGGAGAAGAAAACCCAGGTCTGA
- a CDS encoding ABC transporter substrate-binding protein, with amino-acid sequence MKKLLTLFAAFALAGIMAHAAFAAGDTLAEVKKKGVLVAGVKDSLPPFGYVDEKSREIVGYDIDFCKYIAKKLGVKLEVKPVTSASRMPQLMEGNIDIIAATMTKNPERAKQIDFSYTYFLTGQKFITKKGAVKSLKDLEGKKIGTAKGSTSEQNVAKAIPTATILSFDDYPQAFLALQQGKVAAVTTDESILAGILGKAPNKSKFEIPNLQISEEPYGLGMRKDDKNFVAFVNKTLVEMEKNGEAKKIFEKWFGPKTATPLKRTFKITADK; translated from the coding sequence ATGAAGAAACTGTTGACGCTGTTTGCTGCTTTCGCCCTGGCCGGTATCATGGCTCACGCCGCCTTCGCGGCGGGCGACACGCTCGCCGAGGTGAAGAAGAAAGGGGTCCTCGTAGCGGGGGTGAAGGATTCGCTCCCCCCGTTTGGCTACGTGGATGAGAAGAGCCGTGAGATCGTGGGCTACGACATCGACTTCTGCAAGTACATCGCCAAGAAGCTCGGCGTAAAGCTGGAAGTGAAACCGGTCACCTCGGCGTCCCGCATGCCGCAGCTCATGGAAGGGAACATCGACATCATCGCCGCCACCATGACCAAGAACCCGGAGCGCGCCAAACAGATCGACTTCAGCTACACCTACTTCCTGACCGGCCAGAAATTCATCACCAAGAAGGGCGCGGTCAAGAGCCTCAAGGACCTGGAAGGGAAGAAGATCGGGACCGCCAAGGGGTCGACCTCGGAGCAGAACGTGGCCAAGGCGATTCCGACCGCCACCATCCTCTCCTTCGACGACTACCCGCAGGCGTTCCTCGCGCTGCAGCAGGGGAAGGTCGCTGCCGTCACCACCGACGAGTCCATCCTGGCCGGCATCCTGGGCAAGGCTCCCAACAAGAGCAAGTTCGAGATCCCCAACCTGCAGATCTCCGAGGAACCATACGGCCTTGGGATGAGGAAGGATGACAAGAACTTCGTCGCCTTCGTCAACAAGACCCTCGTCGAGATGGAGAAAAACGGCGAAGCCAAAAAGATCTTCGAGAAGTGGTTCGGCCCCAAAACCGCAACTCCGCTCAAACGCACCTTCAAGATCACCGCTGACAAGTAG
- a CDS encoding cytochrome C encodes MRVAKLFNLVSALALFAFVGTAAAADPAQPTAVLSNTDCVKCHEQPPKDIAAAGGKHKTEVTCQDCHVGHPPKVKKPIPQCSQCHEGKPHYKLQGCLGCHSNPHTPKNIKFGNNVTDPCLTCHTGQIEQLRSFKSKHTALNCSFCHNVHGRIPACTQCHKPHANDMTAKDCSVCHQAHKPADVTYKSDTPSKMCAACHSKAFKLLTSSTAKHSKLACVYCHQAKHKMVPQCTQCHVKPHPAAIMAKFPKCGECHSIAHDLNRWGDAAAPAAAPAKPAAAPAKPAAAPAKPAKPAKK; translated from the coding sequence ATGAGAGTAGCAAAACTTTTCAACCTTGTATCGGCCCTGGCGCTGTTCGCATTCGTGGGAACCGCAGCCGCTGCCGATCCTGCACAACCTACGGCGGTGCTGAGCAACACGGACTGCGTGAAGTGCCATGAGCAGCCGCCCAAGGATATCGCAGCTGCCGGCGGCAAACACAAAACCGAGGTGACCTGCCAGGACTGTCACGTCGGCCACCCGCCCAAGGTTAAGAAGCCGATCCCGCAGTGCAGCCAGTGCCACGAAGGGAAGCCGCACTACAAGCTCCAGGGCTGCCTCGGCTGCCACTCCAACCCCCATACTCCGAAGAACATAAAGTTCGGCAACAACGTCACCGATCCGTGCCTGACCTGCCACACCGGCCAGATCGAGCAGCTGCGCTCCTTCAAGAGCAAGCACACCGCCCTCAACTGCTCCTTCTGCCACAACGTACACGGCAGGATCCCGGCGTGCACCCAGTGCCACAAGCCCCACGCCAACGACATGACTGCCAAGGACTGCAGCGTCTGCCACCAGGCCCACAAGCCGGCTGACGTGACCTACAAGTCCGACACACCGTCGAAGATGTGCGCCGCCTGCCACAGCAAGGCGTTCAAGCTCTTGACCTCCAGCACCGCCAAGCACAGCAAGCTCGCCTGCGTGTACTGCCACCAGGCCAAGCACAAGATGGTGCCGCAGTGCACCCAGTGCCACGTCAAGCCGCACCCGGCCGCCATCATGGCCAAGTTCCCGAAATGCGGCGAGTGCCACAGCATCGCGCACGACCTGAACCGTTGGGGTGACGCGGCAGCCCCCGCAGCAGCTCCGGCCAAACCGGCGGCAGCTCCGGCCAAGCCGGCGGCAGCCCCGGCCAAACCGGCCAAGCCGGCGAAGAAGTAA
- a CDS encoding DUF948 domain-containing protein, protein MLFLQITSAVTALTLVILALCLIPVLIELKKAALALQGAADLLQKEVTPLVKELRDTVSDVQVITGAAAANAEGVNMLLSELGHAGHNIRMINKVLGIATDIVANAPAWLTGAKVAGRYIADRIIKSKIRG, encoded by the coding sequence ATGCTTTTTCTACAGATAACCTCGGCAGTGACGGCGCTGACCCTCGTGATACTGGCGCTGTGCCTCATTCCGGTCCTCATAGAACTAAAAAAGGCGGCACTGGCACTCCAGGGCGCCGCGGACCTTTTGCAAAAGGAAGTAACACCCCTGGTAAAGGAACTGCGTGACACCGTCTCCGACGTGCAGGTGATTACGGGCGCCGCGGCCGCCAATGCCGAGGGCGTGAACATGCTTTTGAGCGAACTCGGCCACGCCGGACACAACATACGCATGATCAACAAGGTATTAGGCATCGCGACTGACATAGTGGCCAACGCTCCGGCCTGGTTGACCGGCGCCAAGGTTGCGGGCAGGTATATTGCTGATAGAATAATCAAATCCAAAATTAGGGGGTGA
- a CDS encoding amino acid ABC transporter ATP-binding protein, translated as MIEFRGVHKWFKQLHVLNDINLRVKPGEVVVVCGPSGSGKSTLIRTVNQLEPIDRGTLIVDGKDLSDKKLDINKLRAEIGFVFQQFNLYPHLSVLANITLAPIKIRNTPKAQAQEQAMALLERVGLAEKRDAYPAQLSGGQQQRVAIARALAMKPRIMLFDEPTSALDPEMIGEVLDVMQKLARSGMTMVVVTHEMGFAREVSHRVVFMDQGTILEEAVPEQFFKNPQHQRAQQFLKQLLSPMH; from the coding sequence ATGATCGAATTCAGAGGCGTCCACAAGTGGTTCAAGCAGTTGCACGTGCTGAACGACATCAACCTCCGCGTGAAGCCGGGTGAGGTGGTGGTCGTCTGCGGTCCCTCCGGCAGCGGGAAGTCCACCCTGATCCGGACCGTGAACCAGCTCGAGCCGATCGACCGGGGGACGCTGATCGTCGACGGCAAGGACCTAAGCGACAAGAAGCTCGACATCAACAAGCTGCGCGCCGAGATCGGCTTCGTGTTCCAGCAGTTCAACCTCTACCCTCACCTCTCCGTACTCGCCAACATCACCCTGGCCCCCATCAAGATCCGCAACACCCCGAAAGCACAGGCGCAGGAGCAGGCCATGGCTCTTTTGGAGCGGGTAGGTCTCGCCGAGAAGCGGGACGCCTACCCCGCGCAGCTCTCCGGCGGCCAGCAGCAGCGCGTCGCCATCGCACGCGCGCTCGCCATGAAGCCGCGCATCATGCTCTTCGACGAGCCCACCTCCGCGCTCGACCCGGAGATGATCGGCGAGGTGCTCGACGTCATGCAGAAGCTCGCCCGGAGCGGCATGACCATGGTGGTGGTCACCCACGAGATGGGTTTCGCCCGCGAGGTTTCCCACCGGGTGGTCTTCATGGACCAGGGGACCATACTGGAAGAGGCGGTTCCCGAGCAGTTCTTCAAGAATCCCCAGCACCAACGGGCGCAGCAGTTCCTGAAACAGCTGCTCTCTCCCATGCATTAA
- a CDS encoding YhjD/YihY/BrkB family envelope integrity protein, translating into MANNSLLRATALSFTTLLSLVPLLALAFSVLKGLGAQNRLVPLILKQVTAGNEEVVNRVISYIGNTNMGSVGAIGLAALLFTAISMLGSIEEAFNVIWGVPETRTFYRKFSDYLSVLVSAPLLLLAATSITTTLSSKWLTGWIMEWTYLGDLFLFTLGLTPYLVVWIAIFLLYVFMPNTRVRFDSALIGAVLAGTLWQFAQWAYIHFQVGAGNYNAIYGTLAALPILMVWIYVSWIIVLFGMEVVAAHQNRGTFRRDIRGREISHELRELVALAALRHVAEAFYRGEPPWGEHHLAAKLGVPLRIVRSTLEHLRDQGFIVMAGEGRGSYYPARDLDQVSIADVLLSLRRRGASAAIAGEELAEGLLNESEEAVTAALGGVSLKDLAFPEMRPPRR; encoded by the coding sequence ATGGCCAACAACTCCCTCCTGCGCGCCACGGCCCTCTCCTTCACGACGCTCCTCTCCCTGGTGCCGCTTCTCGCCCTCGCCTTTTCGGTACTGAAGGGGCTGGGCGCCCAGAACCGCCTGGTCCCCCTGATCCTGAAGCAGGTGACGGCCGGCAACGAGGAGGTGGTGAACCGGGTCATCTCCTACATCGGCAACACCAACATGGGTTCGGTCGGGGCCATCGGCCTTGCGGCGCTCCTCTTCACCGCCATCAGCATGCTGGGGAGCATCGAGGAGGCGTTCAACGTGATCTGGGGGGTGCCGGAGACCCGCACCTTCTACCGGAAGTTCAGCGACTACCTGAGCGTCCTCGTGAGCGCGCCGCTTCTGCTTCTGGCCGCCACCAGCATCACCACCACCCTGTCGAGCAAGTGGCTCACCGGCTGGATCATGGAGTGGACCTACCTGGGCGACCTGTTCCTGTTCACCCTGGGGCTCACCCCCTACCTCGTGGTCTGGATCGCCATCTTCCTGCTCTACGTCTTCATGCCCAATACCCGGGTCCGCTTCGACTCGGCGCTCATCGGCGCCGTACTCGCCGGCACGCTCTGGCAGTTCGCCCAGTGGGCCTACATCCACTTCCAGGTGGGCGCCGGCAACTACAACGCCATCTACGGCACCCTGGCGGCCCTTCCCATCCTGATGGTCTGGATCTACGTGAGCTGGATCATCGTCCTCTTCGGCATGGAGGTAGTGGCGGCGCACCAGAACCGCGGCACCTTCCGCCGCGACATCCGGGGGCGCGAGATCAGCCACGAGCTGCGGGAACTGGTGGCGCTGGCGGCCCTGCGGCACGTCGCCGAGGCGTTCTATCGCGGCGAGCCCCCCTGGGGCGAGCATCACCTGGCGGCGAAGCTCGGCGTTCCCCTGCGCATCGTGCGCAGCACGCTCGAGCACCTGCGCGACCAGGGCTTCATCGTCATGGCAGGCGAGGGGCGCGGCAGCTACTATCCCGCCCGCGACCTGGACCAGGTCTCCATCGCCGACGTCCTCCTCTCCCTCAGAAGGCGCGGGGCGTCGGCCGCCATCGCCGGCGAGGAGCTCGCCGAAGGGCTGCTGAACGAGTCGGAAGAGGCCGTCACCGCCGCCCTGGGAGGGGTTTCCCTCAAGGATCTCGCCTTCCCCGAAATGCGCCCCCCCCGGCGTTGA